From Aegilops tauschii subsp. strangulata cultivar AL8/78 chromosome 5, Aet v6.0, whole genome shotgun sequence:
cacgaatttgaaaaaaacaTTCGTGATTTGCaacgaaaaaaggaaaataaaataaatgtaCACGAATTTGAAAAcaataaaaaaactaaaaataagtAAAAACCGAACAAAAATGGAGGGAAAAAACCTGGTCTGAGAAAGGTTATAGAACGGGCCGGCCCATCTTGAAGCAGCGTGACGCACGGCCCATCTTGAACGCGGTAAGGTCCCTGCCCCGCGTGGAGTATATATAGATAACCAAACATCCAGCGCTTATCGAACTTGGCAGTTCCACGCGAGACCGTCGGCAGCAGATCCACCTCAGATCACTCCACCAGCCGGCCGGTGCTGGCGGCGGGATCCACCTTGGACCGACAAGTCCATCAGCTTCTCGAGGAAGTAGCCTCTGGTACCACAACGCGGAGTACCCACGAGGAGAACCGCTGGCCGAAGCCATCCACTCCAAGAGGAAGGCCAAGGCGGCGGGCTCCTCTTCCAGCTCTGGTTCTGCTTCGGGGAGGCGCTCTGCTTCTCCTGGTGGCCATCGCAAGAAGGCCAAGGTGTCGGCGATTGCTGGCCTCCTGGAGCTCCCCCTCTCCACCACTCCGAGGCCTCTGACTAGGGGCAAGCTCAAGCAGTTGGCTAAATGCTGCGATCTCAACGCTGATGCCATCCTCTCCTAGGCCCAAGCTCAGGATGACGCTGCCGCTGCTGTTGGGGCTGCAAGGTCCTTCCCGATCGacatttcttcttcttcttatgtGGGTGATGGCAATGCTCATGATGTGTAGGCCTAGACTGTCCCTTGCTCGGCCTTTTCTGTTCCTCTGTCATGTATTTCCCCCGCATGGTTCTGTAGTTGCATGTCGTCGTTGTAGTCTGCATGTTCCACCCATCCCGGGTTATCTGCATGTTTCCTTCAGGTTGGACTGCTTTATCTCTATGTTTAGCGCCTCTCTGAGGCTTTTCTGTGCGAGCCTAGCAAGTCTTATGCTCTTCTGCTCTTTAATGAAAGTTTCCTTCCATGCCCTGTTCTCCTGCTCTCTTGGGCTGCTGTCATACTTGTTTATCAATGAAATTACTAGACTGGAATGTTAGAGGCCTCGACGACGAGGACAAGTGTTCTTTCGTTCGTAACGCACTAACCTCTTGTCGCCCTAGTGTGGTTTGTTTGCAGGAAACCAAGCTGGAAATTATACCCAGGATGAAGTTGGGTGCTTTCCTTCCTGCCTATCTTGATGATCATGTGTTCGTCCCTTCCACTGGCTCGTCCGGTGGTCTTTTGGTGGCTTGGGATTCTGCTGCTGTCTCTGGGCATCTTGTGGATGCTCACAGGTTCCATATCACCATCAGGCTGGTCTACGCTTCTAGCCATGAATCCTTCTTACTTACAAGTGTGTGTGCTCCCTGCCATGACCACGAGCGCTCTCTCTTTCTTGAGACGGTTAGTTCTGCAGTCGGCACAGTCTCGGAGCCTTGGCTGGTTGTGGGGGATTTCAATATGTCCCGCTCTGAGCATGAAAAGTCTCGTGGTCGTATCAACTGGTCTATGATGGAGTTGGTCAATGGATGGATCCGGGAGAACGGCCTGGACGAGGTGGATATCAGTAACAGGCAGTTCACCTGGTCGAACAAGTGCAACAGCCCTACCCTGGTTCGCCTGGACAGAGTTTTTGTGAATACAGAATGGCTTCTGGGGTTTGTTCAGACCACTGCTTCGGCTGTCCCCACTGTTACTTCGGATCATATTCCAATTCTGGTTCAGTTTGGTGCCGGGGCTGCAAAGAGCAAGCTGTTTCGAATGGAAAATCACTGGCTGGTTATGGAAGACACGAAGAAGATCATTTCAGATGGTTGGTCCAAGGGTACCAGGCCCTTCCAGTCCTCTGATTCTCTCATCAGCTTCAAAATGAGGCGCGTTCGTGCGGGGCTGCGCAAGTGGAAACGTAATCGACCTACTCTGGAGCTGCTAATCAAAAATAACAAGCTAGTGGTTGATTATTTGAATACAGTCGAAGAGAGGCGTAGGTTATCTACGCTGGAGGTGGTTCTAAGGGTTTTTGCTTCTGCTAAGGCCGAGCAGCTTATTTTATGGCAAACAGCTATGTGGCGCAGGCGAGCTAAGTTGCAATGGTGCGTTTCCGGTGATGAGAGCAACAAATTCTTCCATGGTGCTGCCAACTGTCATGCCAGGCGTAACAAAATCAAGGTCCTGGTTCACGATGGGGTCGAGTTTTCTGATGATCAACTTAAACTGTAGCTTGCACCAGTTACTACTCGGATATCTTGGGTCATCCTTCTCCGTCCCTGCCAACTATACAGCTTAACTCTCTCTATAATACTATGGATCTGTCTTGCCTTGACCGTGAATTCTCTTGGGCTGAGATCCTTGATGCAATCAACCACTCTCCGAACAACCGCAGCCCTGGTCCGGATGGGTTCACAAATGAGTTCTACAAGGCCTTCCACAACATTCTCAAGGTTGACTTGCAGTGTTTCTTCTCAGATCTGTACCATAACCGAGTGCACCTGGCTGGTATCAACACGGCTTTCATCTCACTTCTGCCGAAGAAAGAAACTCCTCTTGATATACGTGACTACCGACCAATTTCCATCGTCCATAGTGTGCCCAAGCTTGTGAGCAAGGTTCTCACCTGTAGGCTGCAGTGTCAGATGCCTGAGTTGATTCACTCGTTGCAGTCAGGCTTTGCTAAAGGGAGGTCTATTGTGGAAAACTTTGCCATGGCAGCTGATATGATTCAGAGTGCTCACAAGTGACACTTGCCTATGATTGTTCTAAAGTTGGACTTCAGGAAAGCTTTCGATAGTGTTAGTTGGGCATGCCTTTTCAGCATTATGGAAGCTCGGGGTTTTCCTCGCAGATGGATTGACTGGGTTTCTTCTCTCCTGCACACCTCCAGCTCTAAAGTCATGGTTAATGGTGAGCTAGGTGACCCGATCGTCTCCAAGAGGGGGTTCAGGCAGGGCGACTCTTTGTCTCCGTATCTGTTCATCTTGGTGGCTGACGTGTTGCAAAGGCTGTGATGTGTTGCGTTTGAGGCCGGGAGGTTGATCCACCCACTCGGATCCGATAGGTTGTTTCCGGTGCAGCAGTACACGGACGACACCTTGCTTCTCTTCCAGGGCAACATGCAACAGGCCACCATCATCCGGGATATTTAGCAGCTTTCACGGATTTCACGGGTCTGCACATAAATTTTAGCAAGAGCACTTTGGTTCCCATTGGGCTGGATGCTGACATCACATCTGAGATTGCTGCTCTGTTTGGCTGCCCAGTTTCCTCCTTCCCATGCACTTATCTTGGCCTCCCCTTATcttttgtgacgcccccgatttgaccatacactaatcatgcacgcaaatgtgtacgatcaagatcagggactcacgggaagatatcacaacacaactctaaaacataaataagtcatacaagcattataatacaagccaggggcctcgagggctcgaatacaagtgctcgatcacagacgagtcagcggaagcaacaatatctgagtacatacataagttaaacaagtttgccttaagaaggctagcacaaactgggatacagatcgaacgaggcgcaggcctcctgcctgggatcctcctaactactcctggtcgtcgtcagcggcctgcacgtagtagtaggcacctccagtgtcgtaggattcgtcgtcgacggtggcgtccggctcctggactccagcatctggttgagacaaccagatagaaaggaaaaggggaaaagagggagagaagcaaccgtgagtactcatccaaagtactcgcaagcaaggagctacactacatacgcatgggtatatgtgtaaaggggcatatcagtggactgaactgcagaatgccacaataaaagggggatagctagtcctgtcgaagactacgcttctggccatctccatcttgcagcatgtagaagagagtagattgaagtcctccaagtagcatcgcatagcataaatcctacccggcgatcccctcctcgtcgccctgttagagagcgatcacagggttgtatctggcacttggaagggtgtattttattcagtatccagttctagttgtcataaggtcaaggtacaactccgggtcgtccttttaccgagggacacggctattcgaatagataaacttccctgcaggggtgcaccacataacccaacacgctcgatcccatttggccggacacacttttctgggtcatgcccggcctcgtaagatcaacgcgtcgcagccctacctaagcacaacagagcggtcagcacgccggtctaatcctaagcgcgcaggggtctgggcccatcgccctatgcacacctgcacgttgcgaacgcggccgcgagcagacctagcaacccacacgatcacggcggttacgtcaaagcggtccaacacggcgcgcggcactcagtcgctgacgtcatgaaggcttcggctgataccacgacgccgggatacccataactactcccgcgtagatggttagtgcgtatagaccaaatggccagactcagatcaaataccaagatctagttaagcgtgttaagtatccgcgaacgccgaccagggccaggcccacctctcaccaaggcggtctcaacctgccctgtcgctctgtcacaaagatccacttgcgggtactcctacgagccgacccgactttagtcaccacatgtgtcatgtatatagtatataagtatatacccgtgatcaccgcccaggtgatcacggcccgatagtatagcacagcagacggacaagaatgtagggccactgatggaaaactagcatcctatactaagcatgtaggattgcaggtaaaggtaacaacagtagtagcaaggataggctatgcatcaggataggatatcggaaagcagtaacatgctacactactctaatgcaagcagtatagagaagaataggcgatatttggtgatcaaggggggggcttgcctggttgctctggcaagtaggaggggtcgtcaactccgtagtcgaactgggcagcagcagtgtcggtctctagtctgccggagagaagagggggaagaaatagtaaatacaatgcaaacataagcatgacgatgcgtgacatgacaatgagcagtgcgaggtgtgtcctaacgcgacagtaggtgttaccggcgaaggggggggaacatccgggaattattcccgatgtttcgcgttttcggacagacggaccggagggggaaagttgcgagttcgataggttagggatgtgtggtggacgaacggactgcgtatccggattcgtctcgtcgttctgagcaactttcatgttgaaaatattttaatccgagttacggattaaaagatatgattttctaaagattttattaatttctggaatttaactatttatttaaattaattcgaaaatgatttatgacatcagcatgatgtcatgctgacatcagcagtcaacaggggttgactgggtcaaactgtcgcgtgggtccagtgggacccacgtgtcatactctgttaggttaattagggtttaattaaactaattctgtttaattaaactaacaggttaattagattaattcaTCTGGATTAATTAACTTTAATTCATTAATATTAACATGATTaaataagttaattaattatcttaattaattaattaattaattttattatttattattattattattatttttatttttttaaaatcaTTTTCTTTAATTCGTTCTGGGGCGTGGGCCCCGttcggcagtggcccagagggccATAGCGGGTCGGGCGTCGGGCACTGCCCAAGCGGGCGCGGGCGGGCGCCCGACCGATGGCCTCGCCCGTGGACAACGGGGAGGAGGCACGGGAGCCGTGGCCCGGGCACGACCACCGGCCACCGCTGGGGCTCCGGCGCGGTGGAGGGAGCCGCAGGAGCAGGGCCGCGGCCAAGTGCAGAGGAGGGGGGGCGCTTGCGGGGGAGCAGGGGGGAACGAAGGTGAGGGTGCCGTCGACGGGGCGAGCGGCGAGCGGTGGTGCTCGCGCGGGGACAGAGGGGAGAGGGAACCGGCGCGGGAGTGAGGCAATGGTGCGGGGCGAGGCCACGGTGAGCGCGGGCCG
This genomic window contains:
- the LOC141022512 gene encoding uncharacterized protein, producing the protein MKLGAFLPAYLDDHVFVPSTGSSGGLLVAWDSAAVSGHLVDAHRFHITIRLVYASSHESFLLTSVCAPCHDHERSLFLETVSSAVGTVSEPWLVVGDFNMSRSEHEKSRGRINWSMMELVNGWIRENGLDEVDISNRQFTWSNKCNSPTLVRLDRVFVNTEWLLGFVQTTASAVPTVTSDHIPILVQFGAGAAKSKLFRMENHWLVMEDTKKIISDGWSKGTRPFQSSDSLISFKMRRVRAGLRKWKRNRPTLELLIKNNKLVVDYLNTVEERRRLSTLEVVLRVFASAKAEQLILWQTAMWRRRAKLQWCVSGDESNKFFHGAANCHARRNKIKVLVHDGVEFSDDQLKL